From the genome of Phalacrocorax aristotelis chromosome 15, bGulAri2.1, whole genome shotgun sequence, one region includes:
- the ACACB gene encoding acetyl-CoA carboxylase 2 isoform X1, which translates to MSDPQPGEEQKPEQTPAEQPVAPAKAKLPAQRSPLVPNQPPRAIKAAAGEQEQIAVYNPATLRRPALAKFVLGSFEDNSSDDELVAAAFRVGSRRSSLAAAGGTGAEPPAVTTPLEPAAGIRPSMSGLHLVKRGREHRKMDLQRDFTVASPAEFVTRFGGNRVIEKVLIANNGIAAVKCMRSIRRWSYEMFRNERAIRFVVMVTPEDLKANAEYIKMADHYVPVPGGANNNNYANVELIVDISKRIPVQAVWAGWGHASENPKLPELLQKNGIAFLGPPSDAMWALGDKVASTIVAQTVQIPTLPWSGSGLVAQWSEEDQKNQQMISIPLETYAQGCVKDVEEGLEVAKRIGYPLMVKAAEGGGGKGIRKVEAAEEFGTCFRQVQAEAPGSPIFLMKLAQHARHLEVQVLADEYGNAISLFGRDCSIQRRHQKIIEEAPTTIAAPSVIEVMEQCAVRLAQMVGYVSTGTVEYLYSEDESFHFLELNPRLQVEHPCTEMIADVNLPAAQLQIAMGIPLHRIKDIRVLYGESPWGDTPICFHSPANTPVPRGHVIAARITSENPEEGFKPSSGTVQELNFRSSKNVWGYFSVAAAGGLHEFADSQFGHCFSWGENREEAISNMVVALKELSIRGDFRTTVEYLIKLLETESFQNNEIDTGWLDHLIAEKVQAEKPDTMLGVVCGALNVADAAFRTCMTDFLHSLERGQVLPAASLLNIVDVELIYEGVKYVLQVARQSLTTYVIIMNRTHIEIDVHRLNDGGLLLSYDGNSYTTYMKEEIDRYRITIGNKTCDFEKEKDPTVLRSPSAGKLLQYTVDDGGHVAEGNVFAEIEVMKIIMTLAVEEAGRVHYVKRPGALLEAGCVIARLELDDPTKVKPAQPFTGGLPPQQTLPITGEKQHQVLRNVLDNLINVMNGYCLPEPYFSTKVKEWVAQLMKTLRDPALPLLELQEIMTSISGRIPLSVEKAIRKVMAQYASNITSVLCRFPSQQIANVLDTHAATLQRKAEREVFFMNTQSVVQLVQRYRSGIRGYMKAVVLDLLRRYLQVETQFQHGEGSGALRRGLWDSLVGLQLTMLCPAAHYDKCVISLREQCKPDMTPVLESIFSHAQVAKKNLLVTMLIDQLCGRDPTLTDELTAILHELTQLSKTEHSKVALRARQVLIASHLPSYELRHNQVESIFLSAIDIYGHEYCPENLKKLILSETTIFDVLPIFFYHTNQVVRMAALEVYVRRGYIAYELNSLQHRQLSDGTCLVEFQFMLPSSHPNRMSVPISISNPDLARHSTELFMDSGFSPLSLRMGAMVAFDRFEDFTRNFDEVISCFANPPSDSVLFSEARTTIYEEEDTKNVREEPIHILNIALRWADHVEDEKLVPIFRAFAQSKKNVLVDCGLRRITFLIAQQREFPKFFTFRARDEFAEDRIYRHLEPALAFQLELSRMRNFDLTAIPCANHKMHLYLGAAKVQAGAEATDNRFFIRAIVRHSDLITKEASFEYLQNEGERLLLEAMDELEVACNNTTVRTDCNHIFLNFVPTVVMDPSKIEESVRSMVMRYGSRLWKLRVLQAEVKINIRLTPTATAIPIRLFLTNESGYYLDISLYKEVRDPGTGSIMFQSYGDKQGPQHGMLINTPYVTKDLLQAKRFQAQSLGTTYVYDFPEMIRQALFKLWGSSELYPKDILTYTELVLDSQGHLVQMNRVPGGNEVGMVAFKMNLKTPEYPKGRDIVLICNDITHKIGSFGPEEDLVFLRASELARAEGIPRIYIAANSGARIGFADEIKHMFQVAWVDPEDPYKGFKYLYLTPQDYTRISAMNSVHCEHVEEGGESRYVLLDIIGKDNGFGVENLRAAGTIAGESSRAYDEIVTISMVTCRAIGIGAYLVRLGQRVIQVENSHIILTGVTALNKVLGREVYTSNNQLGGVQIMHNNGVSHVTVPDDFEGVYTILQWLSYMPKDNRSPVPVIAISDPIEREIDFVPSKVPYDPRWMLAGRPNPTLKGTWQSGFFDQGSFLEIMRLWAQTVVVGRARLGGLPVGVIAVETRPVEVTIPADPANPDSEAKIIQQAGQVWFPDSAFKTAQAIRDFNREHLPLMIFANWRGFSSGMKDMYDQMLKFGAFIVDSLRDFKQPVLVYIPPHAELRGGSWVVIDPTINPLYVELYADKESRGGILEPGGTVEIKFRKKDLVKTMRRIDTVYAKLVEQLGTPELSEVQRRELEKQLKAREDLLLPMYYQVAMHFADLHDTPGRMQEKGVITDILEWKNARSFLYWRLRRLLLEEVVKAEVLKANSELSHIHIQSMLRRWFMETEGAAKGYLWDNNQVVVEWLEKHMQEDDGTQSAIRENIKYLKRDYVLKQIRSLVQANPEVAMDCIIQMAQHITRAQKAQVAHLLSTVDNDGPS; encoded by the exons ATGTCCGACCCtcagcctggggaggagcagaagCCGGAGCAGACCCCGGCAGAGCAGCCGGTGGCTCCCGCCAAAGCCAAGCTGCCGGCACAGCGAAGCCCCCTGGTCCCCAACCAGCCGCCACGGGCCATCAAAGCTGCGGcgggggagcaggagcagatcGCAGTGTACAACCCTGCCACTCTCCGCCGGCCCGCCCTGGCCAAATTCGTGCTGGGCTCCTTTGAGGACAACTCGTCTGACGATGAGCTGGTGGCTGCGGCCTTCAGGGTGGGCAGCCGGcgcagcagcctggctgctgcggGGGGGACCGGTGCTGAGCCCCCCGCTGTGACCACCCCACTGGAGCCTGCTGCTGGCATAAG GCCTAGCATGTCCGGGCTGCACCTGGTAAAGAGGGGCCGTGAGCACAGGAAGATGGATCTGCAACGGGACTTCACCGTCGCCTCGCCAGCAGAGTTTGTCACCCGCTTCGGGGGCAACCGCGTCATTGAGAAG gTCCTCATTGCCAACAACGGCATCGCCGCTGTGAAGTGCATGCGCTCCATCCGCCGGTGGTCCTACGAGATGTTCCGAAATGAGCGTGCCATTCGGTTCGTGGTCATGGTGACCCCTGAAGACCTCAAGGCTAATGCAG AGTATATCAAAATGGCAGATCACTATGTGCCTGTCCCCGGGGGGGCCAACAACAACAACTATGCCAACGTGGAGCTGATCGTGGACATTTCCAAACGGATCCCAGTCCAG GCGGTGTGGGCCGGCTGGGGACATGCCTCAGAAAATCCCaagctgccagagctgctgcaaaaaaaTGGAATAGCTTTCCTAG GTCCCCCCAGCGATGCCATGTGGGCACTGGGAGACAAAGTCGCCTCCACCATTGTGGCTCAGACAGTCCAGATCCCCACGCTGCCATGGAGTGGTAGTG GTCTGGTGGCCCAGTGGTCCGAGGAGGACCAGAAGAATCAGCAGATGATTAGCATCCCCCTTGAGACGTACGCGCAGGGCTGTGTGAAGGATGTGGAGGAAGGCCTGGAG GTGGCCAAGAGGATTGGCTACCCACTGATGGTCAAGGCAGCAGAAGGTGGTGGGGGCAAAGGCATCCGAAAAGTGGAGGCAGCGGAGGAATTTGGCACCTGCTTCCGGCAG GTGCAGGCAGAGGCACCTGGTTCCCCCATCTTCCTGATGAAGCTGGCACAGCATGCACGACACCTGGAGGTGCAGGTACTGGCTGATGAATACGGCAATGCCATCTCCCTCTTCGGCCGCGACTGCTCCATCCAGCGCAGGCACCAGAAGATCATCGAGGAGGCACCTACCACCATTGCGGCACCCTCCGTCATCGAGGTGATGGAGCAG TGCGCGGTCCGCCTGGCCCAGATGGTGGGCTACGTGAGCACGGGCACTGTCGAGTACCTGTACAGCGAGGACGAGAGCTTCCACTTCCTTGAGCTGAACCCACGCCTGCAGGTGGAGCACCCTTGCACGGAGATGATCGCAGATGTCAACCTCCCcgctgcccagctgcag ATTGCAATGGGCATCCCCTTGCACAGGATAAAAGACATCCGGGTGCTGTATGGGGAGAGCCCCTGGGGCGATACGCCCATCTGCTTCCACAGCCCTGCCAACACCCCTGTGCCCAGGGGCCACGTCATTGCTGCCCGGATCACCAGTGAGAATCCCGAGGAG GGTTTCAAGCCCAGCTCAGGGACGGTGCAGGAGCTGAACTTCCGCAGCAGCAAGAATGTCTGGGGGTACTTCAGcgtggcagcagctggggggCTGCATGAATTTGCCGATTCCCAGTTTGGGCACTGCTTCTCATGGGGAGAGAACCGAGAGGAGGCCATCTC GAACATGGTGGTCGCCCTGAAAGAGCTGTCTATCCGTGGGGACTTCCGGACCACAGTGGAGTATCTGATTAagctgctggagacagagagcTTCCAGAACAACGAGATAGACACCGGCTGGCTGGACCACCTGATTGCAGAGAAAGTGCAG GCAGAGAAGCCAGACACAATGCTGGGTGTCGTCTGTGGTGCCCTGAACGTCGCGGATGCCGCTTTTAGGACGTGCATGACCGACTTCCTGCACTCACTGGAGAG GGGGCAGGTGCTTCCAGCAGCCTCCTTGCTGAACATCGTTGACGTGGAGCTCATCTATGAGGGTGTGAAGTACGTTCTCCAG GTTGCCCGCCAGTCCCTGACGACATACGTCATCATCATGAACCGCACTCACATAGAGATAGACGTGCACCGTCTGAACGACGGCGGGCTGCTGCTCTCCTATGACGGCAACAGCTACACTACCTACATGAAGGAGGAGATCGACAG ATACCGGATCACCATTGGCAACAAAACCTGCGACTTTGAGAAGGAGAAGGACCCGACAGTGCTACGCTCGCCCTCCGCAGGGAAGCTGCTGCAGTACACGGTGGACGATGGTGGCCACGTAGCCGAGGGCAATGTTTTTGCAGAGATTGAG GTAATGAAGATCATCATGACACTGGCAGTGGAGGAGGCTGGGCGGGTACACTACGTCAAGCGGCCGGGTGCgctgctggaggcgggctgCGTCATAGCCCGGCTCGAGCTGGACGATCCCACCAAAGTGAAGCCT GCGCAGCCATTCACAGGGGGGCTCCCACCCCAGCAGACCCTCCCCATCACCGGTGAGAAGCAGCATCAGGTTCTTCGCAATGTGCTGGACAATCTCATCAATGTCATGAATGGGTACTGCCTGCCTGAGCCCTACTTCAGCACCAAG GTGAAGGAGTGGGTGGCACAGCTGATGAAGACCCTGCGGGACCCCGCCCTACCcctcctggagctgcaggagatcATGACGAGCATTTCAGGAAGAATCCCCCTGTCTGTGGAGAAGGCGATCCGGAAGGTGATGGCGCAGTACGCCAGCAATATCACCTCCGTGCTCTGCCGCTTCCCCAGCCAGCAG ATTGCCAATGTGCTGGACACCCACGCGGCCACACTGCAGCGGAAGGCTGAGCGGGAAGTCTTCTTCATGAACACACAGAGTgtggtgcagctggtgcagag gTACCGCAGTGGCATCCGGGGCTACATGAAGGCAGTGGTGCTGGACCTGCTAAGGCGCTACCTGCAAGTGGAGACACAGTTCCAACATGGTGAGGGCTCGGGGGCTCTCCGGAGGGGTCTGTGGGACTCTCTGGTGGGTCTGCAGCTCACCATGCTATGCCCTGCAGCTCACTATGACAAGTGCGTCATCAGCCTGCGGGAGCAGTGCAAACCTGACATGACCCCTGTGCTGGAGAGCATCTTCTCTCACGCCCAGGTGGCAAAGAAGAACCTGCTAGTGACCATGTTAATT GACCAGCTGTGTGGCCGCGACCCCACACTGACGGACGAGCTGACAGCCATCCTCCATGAGCTGACACAGCTCAGCAAGACTGAGCACTCCAAAGTGGCACTGAGAGCCCGGCAG GTGCTCATTGCCTCTCACCTGCCCTCCTATGAGCTACGGCACAACCAGGTGGAGTCCATCTTCCTCTCCGCTATCGACATATATGGACACGAGTACTGCCCTGAAAACCTGAAG AAACTGATCCTCTCGGAAACCACCATCTTCGATGTGCTTCCCATCTTCTTCTACCACACCAACCAGGTGGTGCGCATGGCAGCGCTGgag GTGTACGTGCGGCGTGGGTACATTGCCTACGAGCTGAACAGCCTGCAGCACCGGCAGCTCTCAGACGGCACCTGCCTGGTGGAGTTCCAGTTCATGCTGCCCTCCTCCCACCCAAACAG GATGTCTGTCCCTATCAGCATCTCCAACCCTGACCTGGCCCGGCACAGCACCGAGCTCTTCATGGACAGTGGCTTTTCCCCCCTGAGCCTGCGGATGGGAGCTATGGTGGCCTTCGACAGATTTGAGGACTTCACGAg GAACTTCGATGAAGTGATCTCGTGCTTCGCCAACCCGCCTTCAGACAGTGTGCTTTTCAGCGAGGCACGAACCACCATCTATGAGGAGGAGGACACCAAG AATGTCCGCGAGGAGCCCATCCACATCCTCAACATCGCACTCCGCTGGGCTGACCATGTGGAAGACGAGAAGCTGGTGCCCATCTTCAGAGCCTTTGCTCAGTCCAAG AAAAATGTCCTCGTTGACTGTGGTCTCCGGAGAATCACATTTCTCATTGCCCAGCAG AGAGAATTCCCTAAATTTTTCACATTCAGAGCCAGGGATGAG TTTGCAGAGGACCGCATCTACCGGCACCTGGAGCCAGCGCTGGCCTTCCAGCTGGAGCTGAGCCGCATGCGCAACTTCGACCTGACGGCCATTCCCTGCGCCAATCACAAGATGCACCTCTACCTGGGGGCTGCCAAGGTCCAGGCAGGCGCCGAGGCCACCGATAACCGCTTCTTTATCCGTGCCATCGTGCGCCACTCGGACCTCATCACCAAG GAGGCTTCCTTTGAGTACCTGCAGAATGAGGGTGAGCGTCTGCTCCTGGAGGCAATGGATGAGCTGGAGGTGGCCTGCAACAACACCACTGTCCGCACTGACTGCAACCACATCTTCCTCAACTTTGTCCCGACAGTCGTCATGGACCCTTCCAAG ATCGAGGAGTCGGTGCGGTCCATGGTGATGCGCTACGGCAGCCGTCTGTGGAAGCTGCGGGTCCTGCAGGCTGAGGTGAAGATCAACATCCGCCTGACACCCACTGCCACTGCCATCCCCATCCGACTCTTCCTGACCAACGAGTCTGGTTACTACCTGGACATCAGCCTCTACAAGGAAGTGAGAGACCCTGGCACTGGCAGC ATCATGTTTCAGTCATATGGGGACAAGCAAGGGCCACAGCACGGGATGCTCATCAACACCCCCTACGTCACCAAAGACCTGCTTCAGGCCAAGCGGTTCCAGGCacagtccttgggcaccaccTATGTGTATGATTTCCCTGAGATGATCAGGCAG GCTCTCTTCAAGCTGTGGGGCTCCTCAGAGCTGTACCCCAAGGACATCCTGACGTACACTGAGCTGGTGCTGGACTCACAGGGGCACCTTGTGCAGATGAACAGGGTCCCTGGAGGGAACGAG GTGGGGATGGTCGCTTTCAAAATGAATCTGAAGACACCTGAGTATCCAAAAGGCCGGGACATCGTGCTCATCTGCAATGACATCACTCACAAGATTGGCTCCTTTGGGCCGGAGGAGGACCTGGTTTTCCTGCGGGCCTCAGAGCTGGCACGGGCTGAAGGCATCCCCCGCATCTACATCGCCGCCAACAGCGGTGCCCGCATCGGCTTTGCTGATGAGATAAAGCACATGTTCCAGGTGGCCTGGGTGGACCCTGAAGATCCCTACAAG GGGTTCAAGTACCTGTACCTGACTCCCCAGGACTACACGAGGATCAGTGCCATGAACTCGGTGCACTGTGAGCACGTGGAGGAAGGGGGCGAGTCCAG gTATGTCCTCCTGGACATCATCGGGAAGGACAATGGATTTGGGGTGGAAAACCTGAGAGCCGCCGGTACCATCGCTGGGGAGTCCTCTCGTGCTTATGATGAAATAGTAACCATCAGCATG GTGACCTGTCGCGCCATCGGGATTGGTGCGTACCTTGTGAGGCTGGGCCAGCGTGTCATCCAGGTGGAGAACTCCCACATCATCCTCACCGGCGTCACAGCTCTCAATAAG GTATTGGGACGTGAAGTTTACACATCCAATAACCAGCTGGGAGGCGTGCAGATCATGCACAATAATGGCGTTTCCCATGTCACCGTCCCGGATGACTTTGAGGGGGTCTACACCATCCTGCAGTGGCTCTCGTACATGCCCAAG GATAACCGAAGCCCAGTGCCTGTCATTGCCATAAGCGACCCCATTGAAAGAGAAATTGATTTTGTCCCTTCCAAAGTCCCCTATGACCCCAGGTGGATGCTGGCAGGGAGACCCAATCCAA ctctcAAGGGGACATGGCAGAGTGGCTTCTTCGACCAGGGAAGCTTCCTGGAGATTATGAGGCTGTGGGCTCAGACAGTTGTGGTTGGCAGAGCGAG GCTGGGAGGTCTCCCGGTGGGTGTCATCGCTGTTGAGACCCGCCCTGTGGAGGTGACGATACCTGCGGACCCTGCCAACCCGGACTCGGAGGCAAAG ATAATCCAGCAGGCTGGGCAGGTCTGGTTTCcagattctgcttttaaaacagcCCAGGCTATTCGGGACTTCAACCGGGAGCATCTCCCACTGATGATCTTTGCCAACTGGCGAGGCTTCTCCAGTGGCATGAAAG ACATGTACGACCAAATGCTGAAGTTTGGTGCCTTCATTGTCGATAGCCTCCGGGACTTTAAGCAGCCTGTCCTTGTCTACATCCCGCCACACGCAGAGCTGCGGGGAGGCTCCTGGGTGGTCATCGACCCCACCATTAACCCCTTGTACGTGGAGCTCTACGCAGACAAGGAGAGCAG GGGAGGCATTTTGGAGCCTGGAGGAACAGTGGAGATCAAGTTCAGAAAGAAAGATTTGGTGAAGACCATGAGAAGGATCGATACCGTCTATGCCAAGCTTGTTGAGCAGCTAG GGACCCCCGAGCTGTCCGAGGTGCAGCGCAgggagctggagaagcagctgaaggcCCGGGAGGACCTCCTCCTGCCCATGTACTACCAGGTGGCCATGCATTTCGCCGACCTACATGACACCCCAGGCCGCATGCAGGAGAAAGGCGTCATCACG GACATCCTGGAGTGGAAGAATGCCCGTTCCTTCCTCTACTGGCGGCTGCGAcggctgctgctggaggaggtggtgaAGGCGGAGGTCCTGAAGGCAAACAGCGAGCTAAGCCACATCCACATCCAGTCCATGCTGCGGCGCTGGTTCATGGAGACGGAAGGAGCTGCAAAG GGCTACCTCTGGGACAACAACCAGGTGGTCGTGGAGTGGCTGGAGAAGCACATGCAAGAGGATGATGGCACCCAGTCCGCTATCCGGGAGAACATCAAGTACCTGAAGCGGGACTATGTGCTCAAGCAGATCCGGAG CCTGGTCCAAGCCAACCCCGAGGTGGCCATGGACTGCATCATCCAGATGGCTCAGCACATCACCCGTGCGCAGAAAGCCCAGGTCGCCCATCTCCTGTCGACAGTGGATAATGACGGCCCATCCTGA